The Alteromonas stellipolaris genome includes a region encoding these proteins:
- a CDS encoding DUF2891 domain-containing protein: MANNADSNASSSDLTVANRFAQLALACVHKEYPNIIKHMMTGPEHVKPPKQLYPAFYGCFDWHSSVHGHWLLTRIASQYPETPHYQDIIKHLDISFTEENIAGEVAYFNREGTGTSFERPYGLAWFLQLTSELREWNSPEAKRWLTTLLPLEQKIVANVTDWLPKLSFPIRVGEHSQTAFAFGLMLDWSQTAGDAAFENLLTKTITRLYVDDVNCPLAYEPSGQDFLSPCIAEADLMRRVYSSENYATWLSTFLPSIPTDGNASWISVATVVDKSDGKLAHLDGLNLSRAWMLEGIASALPSDDKRVAAINSAARAHKAAGVNSVINDMHYMGSHWLGSFATYLETQRGL; encoded by the coding sequence ATGGCGAACAACGCCGACTCTAATGCATCATCGAGTGACTTAACGGTTGCAAACCGCTTTGCCCAACTCGCATTAGCCTGTGTTCATAAAGAGTACCCAAACATCATTAAACACATGATGACAGGGCCAGAGCACGTTAAGCCGCCTAAACAGCTATATCCTGCGTTTTACGGCTGCTTTGATTGGCACTCGTCTGTACATGGGCATTGGTTATTAACCCGAATTGCGAGCCAATATCCAGAAACGCCTCACTACCAAGATATTATAAAACACCTCGATATCAGTTTTACCGAAGAGAATATCGCTGGTGAAGTCGCTTACTTTAACCGTGAGGGTACTGGCACGAGCTTTGAACGTCCTTATGGGCTTGCCTGGTTTTTACAATTAACCAGTGAACTACGTGAATGGAATTCACCTGAAGCTAAAAGATGGCTAACCACCCTACTCCCACTTGAGCAGAAAATCGTGGCCAACGTAACAGATTGGCTTCCTAAACTGTCGTTTCCAATTCGTGTGGGCGAACACAGTCAAACCGCGTTTGCATTCGGCCTTATGTTAGATTGGAGCCAAACGGCTGGTGATGCTGCATTTGAAAATTTGCTCACTAAAACCATCACCAGGCTATACGTAGATGATGTGAATTGCCCACTGGCTTATGAACCATCAGGGCAAGATTTCTTATCACCCTGTATTGCCGAAGCCGATTTGATGCGCCGAGTGTATTCAAGCGAGAATTATGCAACGTGGCTATCTACTTTTTTACCCAGCATTCCAACTGATGGTAATGCCTCTTGGATATCCGTAGCGACGGTAGTGGATAAAAGTGACGGTAAACTTGCGCATTTAGATGGCTTAAATTTGAGTCGTGCTTGGATGCTTGAAGGTATCGCTTCAGCATTGCCTTCAGACGATAAACGTGTAGCAGCAATAAATAGTGCAGCACGTGCACATAAGGCAGCGGGGGTAAATTCTGTTATAAACGATATGCATTATATGGGGAGTCATTGGCTTGGCAGCTTTGCTACCTATTTAGAAACCCAACGTGGACTTTAA
- a CDS encoding BON domain-containing protein, whose translation MKRTLLSILVATSMTTAAFAGDMETDNKWEKGAKDAWIDGKAEATLLFNGNLDSFDINTDVNNGNVVLTGKVDHSVDKKLAEELLSNIDGVMSVDNQLSVIEEKDMDKMASDMSDDAESEYDEQTGTLTDAKIATVIKTRLLMDSDISGFDIDVDVEAGNVTLTGNVDSDAERQLAVEIAKNASDVKNVEDNLQVITETAMKN comes from the coding sequence ATGAAACGTACATTACTTTCTATACTTGTAGCGACCTCGATGACAACTGCAGCTTTTGCTGGTGACATGGAGACAGATAACAAATGGGAAAAAGGCGCTAAGGATGCGTGGATAGACGGCAAGGCCGAAGCAACATTACTATTCAACGGCAACCTTGATTCATTCGATATCAATACAGATGTAAACAACGGAAATGTTGTTCTAACAGGTAAAGTAGATCATTCAGTTGATAAGAAATTAGCGGAAGAGCTACTTTCAAATATTGACGGTGTTATGTCAGTAGACAACCAACTTTCTGTTATTGAAGAGAAAGATATGGATAAAATGGCAAGCGACATGTCAGATGACGCTGAATCAGAATACGATGAGCAAACGGGTACGCTAACAGATGCCAAAATTGCTACCGTAATTAAAACTCGTCTATTAATGGATAGCGATATCTCTGGCTTCGATATTGATGTAGATGTTGAAGCAGGTAACGTTACATTAACAGGCAACGTAGACTCGGATGCCGAGCGTCAGCTTGCTGTTGAAATAGCCAAAAACGCTTCAGATGTGAAAAACGTTGAAGACAATTTGCAAGTTATTACCGAAACAGCAATGAAAAACTAA
- a CDS encoding endonuclease/exonuclease/phosphatase family protein yields MNILLNTMAIFLIAATLAPSLPSKHWLVRVWEFPRLQLLGLMVIVLITQGVMYPSALSVFNTLITSLLYIGLIACAIYQAIWILPYTFFYKKEVVKASSQDAGESISILSSNVFMPNEDYDKLLKHVRNTNPDFVVTLESNKRWEIALSALNETHPHQQHCPLENLYGMHLYSKYPLKTAKLNYLVEDDVPSMLVTIDMDGQDVTLYFLHPKPPSPTENKTAKPRDVELTMVGQEIAKKDGPIIVAGDLNDVAWSPTTRKFKKISGMLDPRIGRAFFNTFHAHYPLVKWPLDHVFHSSHFMLEDIRKLPDIGSDHYPLLTRLKLKPKA; encoded by the coding sequence ATGAATATTTTACTGAACACCATGGCGATATTTCTTATCGCTGCCACTTTAGCGCCTTCACTCCCGTCGAAGCATTGGCTGGTTAGGGTGTGGGAATTTCCACGGCTACAGCTACTAGGTTTAATGGTGATAGTCTTGATTACCCAAGGGGTTATGTATCCATCGGCTCTTTCTGTATTTAACACGCTTATTACCTCATTGCTTTACATTGGATTAATTGCCTGCGCGATTTACCAAGCTATTTGGATCTTGCCTTATACCTTCTTTTATAAAAAGGAAGTGGTTAAAGCATCTTCTCAAGATGCTGGTGAGAGCATTAGTATTTTATCTAGCAATGTTTTTATGCCCAATGAAGATTACGACAAGCTATTAAAGCATGTGCGTAACACCAATCCAGACTTCGTCGTTACTCTCGAATCTAACAAGCGCTGGGAAATAGCCCTATCGGCGTTAAACGAAACTCATCCACACCAGCAGCATTGCCCGTTGGAGAATCTGTATGGCATGCACCTATACAGCAAATACCCATTGAAAACTGCCAAGCTCAACTATTTAGTAGAAGATGATGTGCCCTCCATGCTTGTCACTATCGATATGGATGGACAAGATGTGACGCTTTACTTTTTACATCCGAAGCCACCTAGCCCTACAGAAAACAAAACAGCTAAACCCAGAGATGTCGAACTTACGATGGTAGGCCAAGAAATAGCTAAAAAAGACGGGCCAATTATTGTGGCGGGTGATTTAAACGATGTGGCATGGTCACCTACTACCCGAAAATTTAAGAAAATAAGCGGTATGCTGGACCCAAGAATCGGTCGTGCATTTTTCAATACGTTTCATGCCCACTACCCATTAGTTAAATGGCCATTGGATCATGTGTTTCATTCAAGTCACTTTATGCTTGAAGACATTAGAAAACTGCCTGACATTGGCTCAGATCACTACCCGCTGTTAACGCGGTTGAAACTAAAACCAAAAGCCTGA
- a CDS encoding ATP-binding protein codes for MKLSHKLLVILVGFTCVSLSLSLALARWSFEQGFNEFIQNQERERLMSLRRVLIAEYRSNNNSWDNIEIERVAPTGIPHRRPGMRPHPGGFPPPRHQIDDVSAGPPTLLTNASGNIISGQDSYADENERNEVSVKLEVNGELIGWLTSYPPKTPDSDVARAFSAQQLHAIIFIGLVSLIASLVLALGVAPHMLSPFKAILQSVKGLTAHQYKTNLPENRPDEFGELMRHINTLGNTLEAHKNTKSQWLADISHELRTPLTILSGEIELIKAGIRPLDQKQLASFDQEVSRLSLLVEDLYQLSLSDIGGLSYHFSSVDLSQVIAQQSESLAHIFDTKGLTFTFSCPPNITINADHQRLKQLMLNLLVNACEYTDAPGTVELVVSEQPSFVVIIVQDSAPSIAKENTAALFEPLFREDASRRRRTQGAGLGLSISKQIIEAHGGKISASVSSLGGVKITAELPKYFTTDNN; via the coding sequence ATGAAACTATCCCATAAATTACTTGTTATTCTTGTTGGCTTTACCTGTGTGTCTTTGTCGCTTTCACTAGCACTTGCACGATGGAGCTTCGAGCAAGGCTTTAATGAATTTATTCAAAATCAGGAGCGAGAGCGCCTGATGAGTTTACGTCGCGTGCTTATTGCAGAGTACCGCAGCAATAATAATAGTTGGGATAATATTGAAATAGAGCGTGTTGCACCTACTGGCATCCCTCATCGCCGCCCCGGCATGCGCCCTCACCCCGGTGGATTCCCTCCCCCTAGGCATCAGATTGACGATGTATCTGCCGGCCCACCTACGTTACTGACTAATGCCTCTGGGAACATTATATCTGGGCAAGATTCCTATGCAGACGAAAACGAACGAAATGAAGTAAGCGTGAAACTTGAAGTCAACGGCGAGCTCATAGGTTGGCTTACCAGTTACCCACCCAAAACACCTGACTCTGATGTCGCTCGTGCTTTTTCTGCACAACAGTTGCACGCCATTATTTTTATAGGATTGGTATCACTTATCGCCTCGCTTGTACTGGCATTGGGCGTTGCGCCCCACATGCTAAGCCCTTTCAAGGCAATTTTACAAAGCGTTAAAGGCCTTACCGCACATCAATATAAAACCAACTTGCCAGAAAATCGTCCTGATGAGTTTGGCGAGCTAATGCGGCACATAAACACATTGGGAAATACCCTTGAAGCGCATAAAAATACTAAAAGCCAATGGCTAGCTGATATTTCTCATGAACTTCGTACTCCCCTCACTATATTGTCTGGCGAAATTGAACTGATAAAAGCAGGAATTCGACCACTTGATCAAAAACAACTCGCTTCGTTTGACCAAGAGGTTTCGCGCTTGTCTTTATTGGTTGAAGATTTATACCAATTATCACTGTCTGATATTGGCGGGCTTTCTTATCATTTCTCGTCAGTGGATCTGAGCCAAGTAATAGCGCAACAAAGCGAAAGCCTTGCGCATATTTTTGATACAAAAGGGCTTACCTTCACTTTTTCCTGCCCACCCAACATCACCATTAATGCCGATCACCAGCGCTTGAAGCAACTTATGCTTAACTTGTTAGTTAACGCTTGTGAGTACACCGATGCGCCAGGTACCGTGGAGTTAGTGGTTTCAGAACAACCTTCGTTTGTCGTTATTATTGTACAAGACTCAGCGCCGAGCATTGCGAAAGAAAATACAGCAGCATTATTTGAACCTTTGTTTAGAGAAGATGCCTCACGTAGGCGTCGAACACAAGGCGCCGGCCTTGGTCTATCAATTAGTAAACAAATTATAGAGGCCCATGGTGGCAAAATTAGCGCGTCAGTTTCGTCACTCGGCGGCGTTAAAATTACAGCAGAGCTGCCCAAATATTTCACTACGGATAATAACTAA
- a CDS encoding response regulator has product MTSHKHVLIVEDEDKIAQILVEFLALEGFTSTVLNEGTHVVDMVKKEAPTAIILDRMLPGVDGLTICKSLRSFSMVPIIMLTARVDEIDRLIGLEAGADDYVCKPFSAREVVARIQAILRRTTQQTKTESSLEKLTFRHIELDMSRFECAVDGNIIELTPVEFRLLKTMMTKPGVVYSRDQLMELGYEDGRVVSNRTIDSHMKNLRHKLATDEHISPIHAVYGIGYKVQ; this is encoded by the coding sequence ATGACATCGCACAAACATGTACTCATTGTTGAAGATGAAGATAAAATTGCGCAAATTTTAGTTGAGTTTCTTGCCTTGGAAGGGTTCACATCTACCGTACTGAATGAAGGTACCCATGTTGTTGATATGGTAAAAAAGGAAGCCCCCACGGCCATTATACTAGATAGGATGTTGCCCGGTGTGGACGGACTCACCATTTGCAAATCGTTACGTAGTTTTTCTATGGTACCCATTATCATGTTGACCGCTCGAGTCGATGAAATAGACCGACTTATTGGTCTTGAAGCGGGTGCCGATGACTATGTTTGTAAACCTTTTTCAGCGCGTGAAGTGGTAGCACGGATACAAGCTATATTGCGGCGAACCACTCAACAAACCAAAACTGAGTCTTCATTAGAAAAACTCACTTTTCGCCACATCGAGTTGGATATGTCTCGCTTTGAATGCGCTGTGGATGGCAACATTATTGAGCTCACGCCGGTAGAATTTCGGTTATTGAAAACGATGATGACGAAACCCGGTGTAGTTTACTCGCGAGACCAACTTATGGAACTTGGCTACGAAGATGGCAGAGTAGTCAGTAACCGCACCATCGACAGCCATATGAAAAACTTGCGCCACAAGTTAGCTACGGATGAACACATCAGTCCTATTCATGCGGTATACGGCATAGGCTACAAAGTACAATAG
- a CDS encoding YHYH protein, which produces MKTSFYALLVLTLLGTSACSDSDNSNNTSTAASDTSTGSDSDGDSDGDSDADSVVTGPNPDYFLAAGLAETITTTTCTLTDGTTTECYKVVINGAPANTEIGPFCPSNITDDATKGGIWFDGSGDVYQLEGQFFVDVKALYGDDWELYDEDTGDIFVTDTQVACEAAARPNVAAEYQNHCVQCSISYYDGGMQQTILIPVTPVPLSNPESIGADLGVSLNGVVIAGPAPVSQILAANTIAAFDDCGGHVNPAEGYHYHASLGCSEVVTSIDEHANLMGYALDGYGIYGMLNANGEEDYDLDECRGHEDDTRGYHYHAASAAENMFIGCYQGAQGSIEVNE; this is translated from the coding sequence ATGAAGACGTCATTTTACGCACTGCTTGTACTTACGTTGCTGGGCACATCCGCCTGCTCTGATAGCGACAATTCCAATAACACTTCAACAGCAGCAAGCGATACTTCCACTGGCTCAGATTCAGATGGCGATAGCGATGGTGATAGCGACGCCGACAGTGTTGTTACTGGTCCCAACCCAGACTATTTTTTAGCCGCCGGCCTGGCCGAAACTATTACTACCACGACGTGTACGCTTACGGATGGTACCACTACCGAATGCTACAAAGTCGTTATCAATGGAGCTCCTGCCAATACGGAAATTGGCCCCTTTTGCCCTTCGAATATTACAGATGATGCCACTAAAGGCGGTATATGGTTTGATGGAAGTGGCGACGTATATCAGCTGGAAGGACAATTCTTTGTTGACGTTAAAGCCCTTTATGGCGATGACTGGGAATTATACGATGAAGATACTGGCGATATTTTTGTGACCGATACACAGGTGGCGTGTGAAGCTGCAGCCCGCCCAAATGTAGCAGCGGAATATCAAAACCACTGCGTGCAGTGTTCAATTAGTTATTACGACGGCGGTATGCAACAAACTATTCTTATTCCAGTTACCCCAGTACCTTTATCAAACCCCGAATCTATTGGTGCTGACTTGGGCGTTTCACTTAATGGTGTAGTGATAGCAGGCCCTGCCCCTGTGTCCCAAATACTGGCGGCAAATACCATTGCAGCATTCGACGATTGTGGTGGCCACGTGAACCCCGCTGAAGGCTATCATTACCATGCTTCGTTAGGGTGTAGCGAAGTGGTAACCAGTATTGATGAGCATGCCAACCTAATGGGCTATGCACTTGATGGCTACGGTATCTACGGCATGTTAAATGCCAATGGAGAGGAAGACTATGATCTTGATGAGTGCAGAGGCCATGAAGACGATACAAGAGGCTATCACTATCATGCAGCAAGTGCAGCAGAAAATATGTTTATCGGCTGCTATCAAGGTGCCCAAGGCAGTATAGAGGTAAATGAATGA